One Streptomyces showdoensis genomic region harbors:
- a CDS encoding HSP90 family protein, with protein MHWNPEEPEIAPHTSPTFQVDLRGLVDLLSHHLYSSPRVYLRELLQNAVDALTARRALDPDAPATVRIHADGTTLRITDTGIGLTETDVHTLLATIGRSSKRDTTHGLETARTEFLGQFGIGLLACFVVAAEIRVVSRSARTPDAPPVEWRAHDDGSYTVTPLHHTAHPEPGTTVHLTARPGTTDWLTHDHALTLARHYGNLLPHDIRVGQERVAGAPAVWDRAFPSPEDRRTALAGHCRETLGFTPLDAIELDVPLAGLRGVAYVLPSQVSPAHRAGHRVHLKGMLLTERADGLLPDWAFFLRCVLDTDTLRPTASRESLYEDEALAAVREALGRAVRDWLAGLAASEPERLRRLLSVHHLGVKSLARHDDGILAAMLPWLPFETTDGQLSLDEFARRHPVVHFTRTVEEFRQVAAIAAAQGIGVVNGGHTYDCALVERLPSVLPGTLAAELDADTVTDRLDPVAPDDELALTGFLSAARATLDPLDCDVVLRAYRPLTLPALLLDAREGRHEQARAEAAEQADDLWAGILGSLRGSAPRARLVLNHHSPLVRRISALDDPRLTATAVEALYGQALLMARRPLRPADNALLDRTFLGLLDRSVRPRPGGSAHAADPAPEHPSGEDR; from the coding sequence ATCCACTGGAACCCCGAGGAACCCGAGATCGCCCCCCACACGTCCCCTACATTCCAGGTCGATCTGCGTGGCCTGGTGGACCTGCTCTCCCACCACCTCTACTCCAGCCCCCGGGTCTACCTGCGCGAACTGCTGCAGAACGCCGTGGACGCACTCACCGCCCGCCGCGCCCTGGACCCCGATGCACCCGCCACGGTCCGCATCCACGCCGACGGCACCACCCTGCGCATCACCGACACCGGCATCGGCCTCACCGAGACCGACGTCCACACCCTCCTCGCCACCATCGGCCGCAGCTCCAAACGCGACACCACCCACGGCCTGGAGACCGCCCGCACCGAATTCCTCGGCCAGTTCGGCATCGGACTCCTCGCCTGCTTCGTCGTCGCCGCCGAGATCCGCGTCGTCTCCCGCTCCGCCCGCACCCCCGACGCACCCCCCGTCGAATGGCGCGCCCACGACGACGGCTCCTACACCGTCACCCCCCTCCACCACACCGCACACCCCGAACCCGGCACCACCGTCCACCTCACCGCCCGCCCCGGCACCACCGACTGGCTCACCCACGACCACGCCCTCACCCTCGCCCGCCACTACGGCAACCTCCTCCCCCACGACATCCGGGTCGGGCAGGAGCGCGTCGCGGGGGCCCCGGCCGTCTGGGACCGCGCCTTCCCGAGCCCCGAGGACCGCCGCACCGCACTGGCCGGACACTGCCGCGAGACCCTGGGCTTCACCCCTCTCGACGCCATCGAGCTCGACGTGCCGCTCGCCGGACTGCGCGGCGTCGCCTATGTGCTGCCGTCCCAGGTCAGCCCGGCCCACCGCGCGGGCCACCGGGTCCACCTCAAGGGGATGCTGCTGACCGAGAGGGCCGACGGGCTGCTCCCGGACTGGGCCTTCTTCCTCCGCTGCGTCCTGGACACCGACACCCTGCGGCCCACGGCCTCCCGTGAGTCGCTGTACGAGGACGAGGCCCTGGCCGCCGTACGCGAGGCCCTCGGCCGGGCCGTCCGCGACTGGCTCGCGGGGCTCGCGGCGAGCGAGCCGGAGCGCCTGCGCCGGCTCCTCTCGGTGCACCACCTCGGCGTGAAGTCGCTGGCCCGGCACGACGACGGGATCCTGGCGGCGATGCTGCCCTGGCTCCCCTTCGAGACCACCGACGGACAGCTCTCCCTCGACGAGTTCGCCCGCCGCCACCCCGTCGTCCACTTCACCCGCACCGTCGAGGAGTTCCGCCAGGTCGCCGCCATCGCCGCCGCCCAGGGCATCGGCGTCGTCAACGGCGGACACACCTACGACTGCGCCCTCGTGGAACGGCTCCCCTCGGTGCTTCCCGGGACCCTCGCGGCCGAACTCGACGCCGACACGGTCACCGACCGCCTGGACCCCGTCGCCCCCGACGACGAGCTCGCCCTCACCGGCTTCCTCTCCGCCGCGCGCGCGACCCTGGACCCCCTGGACTGCGACGTCGTCCTGCGCGCCTACCGGCCGCTCACCCTGCCCGCCCTGCTGCTCGACGCCCGCGAAGGACGGCACGAGCAGGCGCGGGCCGAGGCCGCGGAGCAGGCCGACGACCTGTGGGCCGGGATCCTCGGCTCCCTGCGCGGCAGCGCGCCCCGCGCCCGGCTGGTCCTCAACCACCACAGCCCGCTGGTCCGCCGCATCAGCGCCCTCGACGACCCCCGGCTCACCGCCACCGCCGTCGAAGCCCTCTACGGACAAGCCCTCCTCATGGCCCGACGCCCGCTCCGCCCCGCCGACAACGCCCTCCTCGACCGCACCTTCCTCGGCCTCCTCGACCGGTCCGTACGACCGCGTCCCGGCGGCTCCGCGCATGCGGCGGACCCGGCCCCCGAACACCCCTCCGGAGAAGACCGATGA
- a CDS encoding SpoIIE family protein phosphatase, translating to MHTHQSPSRVPQPPRAAVGYAGVLNDLLPIALWREDAGGRIVEWSLAAQDLLGHRPEDVLGRLATPLLVPDTNRELADRLTRQVQAGETVVGTLPVRHRDGHQVVMEMWIVPAADPQGLPGAMLIAVETSEVLKMRDSLAALESLFTQSPIGLATLNPDLRFLRVNDALARMNGVPPADHLGRRLTEVVPGVNAGALEALMSQVLVSGTAVVDARRVGRTPADPDHDHIWSCSYAPLLDHAGRPLGVIASLIDITDSQQAHIEVERARHRFALLAEAGARIGTTLDLRQTAEEVVSFLVPQLADSADVQLLESVLEPDESTAATRGVLRRLAAAFPDPTAPTALLGVGTTFQIPLDSVYEEVITDARAMDLYVADIPALIRDPRMEAVRSYLATRIGSARLVPLVARGTVLGTVSVTRLRGREPFDDEDRVLIDEVAARAALNIDNARLYTTQRQAALTLQRSLTNNALPAVTGLELTGRYLPASDHDVGGDWFDVVALPGGRTGLVIGDVMGHGIHAAAVMGQLRTAVRTLARHDIAPARMLRSLDAVVADLGEDEMATCVYAVHDPVARIWTIARAGHPPPAVVTPAGDITFLDGPPGTPLGSGAHAFGAEEVALPAGGLLVLYTDGLIEARDRDLDEGMAQLAGALRDTDRPLEELCDDVLAGLLDGQAQDDVAMLLARTTS from the coding sequence TTGCACACTCACCAGTCGCCGAGCAGGGTTCCGCAGCCGCCCCGTGCGGCCGTCGGATACGCGGGCGTGCTCAACGACCTGCTGCCCATCGCGCTCTGGCGGGAGGACGCCGGGGGCCGGATCGTCGAGTGGTCCCTCGCCGCCCAGGACCTCCTCGGGCACCGCCCCGAGGACGTGCTCGGGCGCCTCGCCACCCCCCTGCTCGTCCCCGACACCAACCGTGAGCTCGCCGACCGGCTGACCCGCCAGGTGCAGGCCGGGGAGACCGTCGTCGGCACCCTGCCGGTACGGCACCGCGACGGCCACCAGGTCGTCATGGAGATGTGGATCGTGCCCGCCGCCGACCCGCAGGGCCTCCCCGGCGCCATGCTGATCGCCGTCGAGACCTCCGAGGTCCTGAAGATGCGGGACTCGCTCGCGGCCCTGGAGTCCCTGTTCACCCAGTCGCCCATCGGCCTCGCCACCCTCAACCCCGACCTCCGCTTCCTGCGCGTCAACGACGCCCTCGCCCGGATGAACGGGGTGCCGCCCGCCGACCACCTCGGCCGCCGGCTCACCGAGGTCGTCCCCGGCGTCAACGCCGGCGCGCTGGAGGCCCTGATGAGCCAGGTGCTCGTCAGCGGCACCGCCGTCGTCGACGCCCGCCGGGTCGGCCGTACCCCCGCCGACCCCGACCACGACCACATCTGGTCCTGCTCCTACGCCCCGCTCCTCGACCACGCCGGCCGTCCGCTCGGCGTCATCGCCTCCCTCATCGACATCACCGACAGCCAGCAGGCCCACATCGAGGTCGAACGCGCCCGGCACCGCTTCGCCCTGCTCGCGGAGGCCGGAGCCAGGATCGGCACCACCCTCGACCTGCGGCAGACCGCGGAGGAGGTCGTCTCCTTCCTCGTCCCGCAGCTGGCCGACTCCGCCGACGTCCAGCTCCTCGAATCCGTCCTGGAGCCCGACGAGTCCACCGCCGCCACCCGCGGCGTGCTGCGCCGGCTCGCCGCCGCCTTCCCCGACCCGACCGCCCCCACCGCGCTGCTCGGCGTCGGGACCACCTTCCAGATACCGCTGGACTCCGTGTACGAGGAGGTCATCACCGACGCCCGCGCCATGGACCTGTACGTCGCCGACATCCCGGCCCTCATCAGGGACCCCCGGATGGAGGCCGTGCGCAGCTACCTCGCCACCCGCATCGGCTCCGCCCGGCTGGTCCCCCTGGTCGCCCGCGGCACGGTGCTCGGCACGGTCTCGGTCACCCGCCTGCGCGGCCGCGAACCCTTCGACGACGAGGACCGCGTCCTCATCGACGAGGTCGCCGCCCGCGCCGCGCTCAACATCGACAACGCCCGCCTCTACACCACCCAGCGGCAGGCCGCCCTCACCCTCCAGCGGAGCCTCACCAACAACGCGCTGCCCGCCGTCACCGGCCTGGAGCTGACCGGCCGCTACCTCCCCGCGAGCGACCACGACGTCGGCGGCGACTGGTTCGACGTGGTCGCGCTCCCCGGCGGGCGCACCGGTCTGGTCATCGGCGACGTCATGGGCCACGGCATCCACGCGGCCGCCGTCATGGGCCAGCTCCGCACCGCCGTGCGCACCCTGGCCCGGCACGACATCGCGCCCGCCCGGATGCTCCGCTCGCTCGACGCCGTCGTCGCCGACCTGGGCGAGGACGAGATGGCCACCTGCGTGTACGCCGTCCACGACCCGGTCGCCCGGATCTGGACGATCGCCCGCGCTGGCCACCCGCCGCCCGCCGTGGTCACCCCGGCCGGGGACATCACCTTCCTCGACGGGCCGCCCGGCACGCCGCTGGGCAGCGGTGCCCACGCGTTCGGCGCGGAGGAGGTCGCGCTGCCCGCCGGCGGCCTGCTCGTCCTGTACACGGACGGCCTCATCGAGGCACGCGACCGTGACCTCGACGAGGGCATGGCCCAGCTCGCCGGCGCCCTGCGGGACACGGACCGGCCGCTGGAGGAGCTGTGCGACGACGTCCTGGCGGGGCTGCTGGACGGGCAGGCGCAGGACGACGTGGCGATGCTGCTCGCCCGGACGACGAGCTGA
- a CDS encoding SRPBCC family protein, producing MSRINASVDISRRPEDVFAYVTDPTHLPEWQESAVAVRRTAGTPGTVGQQVAVTRRMGRRDVDMTMELTQLDPPRSWHVHGVDGPVRGDVQGTIEPLDGGERSRLTLSLDFEGHGAGKALVPLVVRPHARREMTRDERKLKEILEGSGTG from the coding sequence ATGTCCAGGATCAATGCCTCCGTCGACATCTCCCGTCGCCCCGAAGACGTCTTCGCCTACGTGACCGACCCGACGCACCTGCCGGAGTGGCAGGAGAGCGCGGTCGCCGTGCGGCGGACCGCCGGCACCCCCGGCACGGTCGGGCAGCAGGTCGCGGTCACCCGGCGCATGGGGCGCCGCGACGTCGACATGACCATGGAGCTGACCCAGCTGGACCCGCCGCGGAGCTGGCACGTCCACGGCGTGGACGGCCCCGTCCGCGGTGACGTCCAGGGAACGATCGAGCCGCTCGACGGCGGCGAGCGCTCCCGGCTGACGCTCTCCCTCGACTTCGAGGGCCACGGCGCCGGCAAGGCCCTGGTCCCCCTGGTCGTGCGACCGCACGCCCGCCGGGAGATGACGCGGGACGAGCGGAAGCTCAAGGAGATCCTGGAGGGGAGCGGAACGGGCTGA
- a CDS encoding DinB family protein, which produces MAIPPRLAPLLDQFAFARERLVDRLSGPVVDSGDGTGVPVGPLTDAELLWEPVEGCWSVRRREDGPGARATLLAGTGDWGRDAAPHPHPRPAPFTTIAWRLSHLAEMFTLRTDHTAGSRSLTRDDFRSHGEAAAAVADFERASAGWHTMLLSLDDAVLDEVGYSSYPHGSDPEETLLSVIWWMNQELLHHGAEIALLRDLYRARTADV; this is translated from the coding sequence ATGGCGATCCCGCCCCGCCTCGCCCCTCTGCTCGACCAGTTCGCGTTCGCCCGCGAGCGGCTCGTGGACCGGCTGAGCGGGCCGGTGGTGGACAGCGGCGACGGAACGGGCGTCCCGGTCGGTCCGCTCACCGACGCCGAGCTGCTGTGGGAGCCGGTGGAAGGCTGCTGGTCGGTCCGCCGCCGCGAGGACGGGCCCGGGGCCCGGGCCACCCTGCTGGCGGGGACGGGCGACTGGGGCCGTGACGCGGCCCCGCACCCGCACCCCCGGCCGGCGCCGTTCACCACGATCGCCTGGCGGCTGAGCCACCTCGCCGAGATGTTCACCCTCCGCACCGACCACACCGCCGGCAGCCGCAGCCTGACCCGGGACGACTTCCGCAGCCACGGGGAGGCCGCGGCGGCGGTCGCGGACTTCGAGCGGGCCTCCGCGGGCTGGCACACGATGCTGCTCTCCCTGGACGACGCCGTGCTGGACGAGGTCGGGTACAGCTCGTACCCGCACGGCAGCGACCCGGAGGAGACGCTCCTCTCCGTCATCTGGTGGATGAACCAGGAGCTGCTCCACCACGGCGCGGAGATCGCCCTGCTCAGGGACCTCTACCGGGCCCGTACCGCGGACGTCTGA
- a CDS encoding helix-turn-helix transcriptional regulator, translating to MQTYTIGQAARLLGVSPDTARRWADAGRVATHRDDSGRRLIEGPDLAAFSVEIAQSGQGDEEETYTSVRNAFPGIVTAVKLGDVAAQVEIQAGPHRLVSLLTREAVEELGLEVGMQATARVKSTSVHIDRA from the coding sequence ATGCAGACCTACACCATCGGCCAGGCGGCCCGCCTCCTCGGCGTCAGCCCGGACACCGCGCGGCGCTGGGCCGACGCCGGCCGGGTCGCCACCCATCGCGACGACAGCGGGCGGCGCCTCATCGAAGGCCCCGACCTCGCCGCCTTCTCCGTCGAGATCGCCCAGAGCGGCCAGGGCGACGAGGAGGAGACGTACACCTCGGTCCGCAACGCGTTCCCCGGGATCGTCACCGCCGTCAAGCTCGGAGACGTCGCCGCCCAGGTCGAGATCCAGGCGGGCCCGCACCGGCTGGTCTCGCTGCTCACCCGGGAGGCGGTCGAGGAGCTCGGCCTGGAGGTCGGCATGCAGGCCACGGCCCGGGTGAAGTCGACCAGCGTGCACATCGACCGCGCCTGA
- a CDS encoding HAD family phosphatase gives MSSPRVPGPSAPSAPSVPSAPSAFSVLFDLDGTLVDSEPNYFEATRRTLAAHGVTGFDWARHTDFIGIGTLETLRTLAAEYGVTAPEEELLDATNRHYLELARTATPVFPEMRAFVERLYAEGVPMAVASGSSPAAIEAVLAGTGLDAYLTTTVSAEEVERGKPAPDVFLEAARRLGVAPEQCVVLEDAAPGAAAAHAAGMRCLALPYVPGTADDPAFATADLVLPDGQREFTARGALAWLAERT, from the coding sequence ATGAGCAGCCCGCGCGTCCCCGGCCCCTCGGCCCCCTCGGCCCCCTCGGTCCCCTCGGCCCCCTCGGCCTTCTCCGTCCTCTTCGACCTCGACGGCACCCTGGTGGACAGCGAGCCCAACTACTTCGAGGCGACCCGCCGCACCCTCGCCGCCCACGGCGTGACGGGCTTCGACTGGGCCCGCCACACCGACTTCATCGGGATCGGCACCCTGGAGACGCTGCGGACGCTGGCCGCGGAGTACGGCGTCACCGCCCCCGAGGAGGAACTCCTCGACGCGACCAACCGGCACTACCTGGAGCTCGCGCGGACGGCCACACCCGTCTTCCCCGAGATGCGCGCGTTCGTGGAACGGCTGTACGCGGAGGGCGTGCCCATGGCGGTGGCCTCGGGCTCCTCCCCGGCCGCCATCGAGGCCGTCCTGGCGGGGACCGGACTGGACGCGTACCTGACGACGACGGTCTCGGCCGAGGAGGTCGAGCGGGGCAAGCCGGCGCCGGACGTCTTCCTGGAGGCGGCCCGCCGCCTGGGCGTCGCGCCGGAGCAGTGCGTGGTGCTGGAGGACGCGGCGCCGGGCGCCGCCGCCGCACACGCCGCGGGCATGCGCTGCCTCGCCCTTCCCTACGTACCCGGGACGGCGGACGACCCCGCCTTCGCGACGGCCGATCTGGTCCTCCCCGACGGCCAGCGGGAGTTCACCGCGCGGGGCGCGCTGGCCTGGCTGGCCGAGCGGACGTGA
- a CDS encoding Lrp/AsnC family transcriptional regulator, whose protein sequence is MAVDELDTRILRLLIEQPRTSVREYARILGVARGTVQARIDRLERDGVITATGPVLSPAALGHPVLAFVHIEVTQGHLDEVGDALATVPEIVEAFSITGGGDLLTRVVARDAGHLEDVIQRLIQLPGVVRTRTEIALRERVSHRLLPLVESVGRGAR, encoded by the coding sequence ATGGCGGTGGACGAGCTCGACACGCGCATCCTGCGGCTCCTCATCGAGCAGCCGCGCACCAGCGTGCGCGAGTACGCCCGGATCCTCGGGGTGGCCCGGGGCACGGTCCAGGCCCGGATCGACCGGCTCGAACGGGACGGGGTCATCACCGCGACGGGCCCGGTGCTCTCCCCCGCGGCGCTCGGGCACCCGGTGCTCGCGTTCGTGCACATCGAGGTCACCCAGGGGCACCTCGACGAGGTCGGCGACGCGCTGGCGACGGTTCCGGAGATCGTGGAGGCCTTCTCGATCACGGGCGGCGGCGATCTCCTGACCCGGGTGGTCGCCCGGGACGCGGGCCACCTGGAGGACGTGATCCAGCGGCTGATCCAGCTCCCGGGCGTGGTCCGCACCCGCACCGAGATCGCGCTGCGCGAGCGGGTGTCGCACCGGCTGCTGCCACTGGTCGAGTCGGTGGGGCGCGGGGCGCGCTGA
- a CDS encoding FUSC family protein — MCVAPDPGKVRLRVASRAVLGVGLAVAVAELAGLSLTASITAGLAALLALFTVGDPTVRRQAVTTALLPLAGFPVLALATALHGLPPLRDAAWLLVVFAGVYARRWGPRGHALGIFAFMQFFVTQFLHAVPGQLPELYAAVLLALGAASAVRFVGWCIERRVPPPAAPAPLPGTGFARPTTRQAVQATVACAVALAAGQLVSPDRWYWAVGTAWWIFVNTASRGETLVRGFRRVVGTVTGIAAGLFIALPLGGAGAPTAVLVAVCVFGIFYTAPLSYSWMMFFVTVMAGLLYGLLGVLHPGLLLLRFQETAVGALGAAVGVALLPVTTHAATNAWIQRAVGSVHACTTAAARRLSGDPDADPAPHAAELDLLLGRARLSLAPLVHPLSPLRARKARARRVLALLDDCARETRGLAAVAADPDASHDARLVAAAWRVEAAVHALVPPAEATRRGPVAAASPALPPHHPGAEAALGHLHGLERALVDLAAPLRTSPRAPLVPAA; from the coding sequence GTGTGCGTGGCGCCCGACCCGGGCAAGGTGCGGCTGCGGGTGGCCTCGCGGGCCGTGCTCGGCGTCGGCCTCGCCGTCGCCGTGGCCGAGCTGGCGGGGCTCTCCCTGACCGCCTCGATCACCGCGGGCCTCGCCGCGCTCCTGGCGCTGTTCACCGTGGGCGACCCCACCGTGCGCCGCCAGGCCGTCACCACGGCCCTGCTGCCGCTGGCCGGCTTCCCCGTCCTCGCGCTCGCGACCGCGCTGCACGGGCTGCCGCCGCTGCGCGACGCCGCCTGGCTGCTCGTCGTCTTCGCCGGCGTGTACGCGCGCCGCTGGGGCCCGCGCGGGCACGCGCTCGGCATCTTCGCGTTCATGCAGTTCTTCGTGACGCAGTTCCTGCACGCCGTGCCCGGGCAGCTCCCCGAGCTCTACGCCGCCGTCCTGCTCGCGCTCGGCGCGGCGAGCGCGGTCCGCTTCGTCGGCTGGTGCATCGAGCGGCGCGTCCCGCCGCCCGCCGCCCCCGCCCCGCTGCCCGGCACCGGGTTCGCCCGGCCCACCACCCGGCAGGCCGTCCAGGCCACCGTCGCCTGCGCCGTCGCGCTCGCGGCCGGCCAGCTCGTCTCCCCGGACCGCTGGTACTGGGCCGTCGGCACCGCCTGGTGGATCTTCGTGAACACCGCCTCGCGCGGCGAGACCCTCGTCCGCGGCTTCCGCCGGGTCGTCGGCACCGTCACCGGCATCGCGGCCGGCCTGTTCATCGCCCTGCCGCTGGGCGGCGCCGGCGCGCCGACGGCCGTGCTGGTCGCCGTGTGCGTCTTCGGGATCTTCTACACGGCGCCGCTCTCGTACAGCTGGATGATGTTCTTCGTCACCGTCATGGCGGGACTCCTCTACGGGCTGCTGGGCGTCCTGCACCCCGGGCTGCTGCTGCTCCGCTTCCAGGAGACCGCCGTCGGCGCCCTCGGCGCGGCCGTCGGCGTCGCCCTGCTGCCCGTCACCACGCACGCGGCGACCAACGCCTGGATCCAGCGGGCCGTGGGCTCGGTGCACGCCTGCACCACGGCCGCCGCCCGGCGCCTGTCGGGCGACCCGGACGCCGACCCGGCGCCGCACGCCGCCGAGCTCGACCTGCTGCTCGGCCGCGCCCGCCTCTCGCTGGCCCCCCTCGTCCACCCGCTGAGCCCGCTGCGCGCCCGCAAGGCCCGCGCCCGCCGGGTCCTCGCGCTGCTCGACGACTGCGCCCGGGAGACCCGCGGGCTCGCCGCGGTCGCCGCCGACCCCGACGCCTCGCACGACGCCCGCCTCGTCGCGGCCGCGTGGCGCGTCGAGGCCGCCGTCCACGCCCTCGTGCCGCCCGCCGAGGCGACCCGCCGAGGCCCGGTCGCGGCCGCCTCGCCCGCCCTCCCGCCCCACCACCCGGGCGCCGAGGCGGCCCTGGGCCACCTGCACGGCCTGGAGCGCGCCCTGGTCGACCTGGCGGCCCCGCTCCGCACGTCGCCGCGCGCCCCCCTGGTCCCGGCGGCCTGA
- a CDS encoding lactonase family protein, with the protein MGDTRPTRAFIGSFSSAGGRGVLVADWAPESGALDLVGASDAVADPSFLALGPGGQVLYAASETVEGAAAAFDVTGPAPRLLGTPEPVGGSGPTHLAVAAGHVLTADYGSGSVSVLPVAADGSLKPFTDVVRHTGSGPVEGRQEEPHAHQVLPDPSGRWVLAVDLGTDSVEISALDPTTGALRPHGRTALRPGTGPRHLAFHPRGGHAYVLNELEPTVTVCRWDPAAGVLEPLAETPVVPEDATGPRYPSEVVVAPDGRFLWAAVRGHDTLAVLALDASGEKASLVASVPCGGHWPRDLTLAPSGRHLYAANERSGDVTWFTVDPETGLPSRTGSVPAPAASCVVFG; encoded by the coding sequence GTGGGCGACACACGCCCTACACGGGCATTCATCGGATCGTTCAGCTCGGCCGGCGGCCGGGGCGTGCTCGTCGCCGACTGGGCGCCGGAGAGCGGCGCGCTGGACCTCGTCGGGGCGAGCGACGCCGTCGCCGACCCGTCCTTCCTCGCCCTCGGTCCCGGCGGCCAGGTGCTGTACGCGGCCTCCGAGACCGTCGAGGGCGCCGCGGCCGCCTTCGACGTCACCGGACCCGCGCCCCGGCTGCTCGGCACCCCCGAGCCCGTCGGCGGCTCCGGGCCCACCCACCTCGCGGTCGCCGCCGGACACGTCCTCACCGCCGACTACGGCTCCGGCAGCGTCAGCGTGCTGCCGGTGGCCGCCGACGGCAGCCTGAAGCCCTTCACCGACGTCGTGCGCCACACGGGCTCGGGGCCCGTCGAGGGCCGCCAGGAGGAGCCGCACGCCCACCAGGTGCTGCCCGACCCCAGCGGCCGCTGGGTGCTCGCCGTGGACCTCGGCACCGACTCCGTGGAGATCAGCGCCCTGGACCCCACCACCGGCGCCCTCCGCCCGCACGGCAGGACCGCGCTGCGCCCCGGCACCGGGCCGCGCCACCTCGCCTTCCATCCCCGGGGCGGCCACGCCTACGTCCTCAACGAGCTGGAGCCCACGGTCACCGTGTGCCGCTGGGACCCCGCGGCCGGGGTCCTCGAACCGCTCGCGGAGACCCCCGTCGTCCCCGAGGACGCCACCGGGCCCCGCTACCCCTCCGAGGTCGTCGTCGCCCCCGACGGACGCTTCCTGTGGGCGGCCGTACGCGGCCACGACACCCTCGCGGTCCTCGCCCTCGACGCGTCCGGCGAGAAGGCCTCCCTGGTGGCCTCCGTGCCCTGTGGCGGCCACTGGCCCCGCGACCTGACCCTCGCCCCCTCCGGGCGGCACCTCTACGCGGCCAACGAGCGCTCCGGCGACGTCACCTGGTTCACGGTCGACCCGGAGACCGGCCTGCCGTCCCGTACGGGCTCGGTCCCGGCCCCCGCGGCCTCCTGCGTGGTCTTCGGCTGA